The Bacteroidia bacterium genomic interval TTAACCTTGCAAAGATTTGAAAATCAATCTAAAACAAGGTAAAGTAATAACATTTGAAACAGGGTAAAAGTTTTTAACCTTGTAAGTTATTGAAAATGAATATCAAACAAGGTAAAACATCCAAATGCAGCGTGCGTGAGGGATACGCAGCATGCCGTTAGGCAGTGCGTAGTGTTAGCGTAGCACCGTAGCGAAGCGTAGTGCGTAGTAGCCCGACCCGAGCGCAGCGAGGGACACGCCCAAAAAAATAAACTAAACTCTTTTATAGCGAAGCATACGCTTGCACCAAAACCTTTTGTTGATTCTGCCAAGTATACTCTTCGTACCATTCACTACTCCGCCGATAATATACTAACGGAAGCTGTATGCTATCTATATGCAAATCAGACAGACCAAAATCTAACCTTTGATTCAAATTGTCCCAATATGTATTGGCTGTGTATAAAATAGGAATACGATAATACACAAACTCAAACCATTTTGTAGGCAAACATTCCATAATGTTAGGTAGAGGTTCGTACAACATCAATCCCAAAACTTTTTCTTTTACTTTACACATCTCTGTCAACAAGCGTACAATATGTTCGTATGGTAAATAATTTTGATGAGGATACACATATATATCGGAATGGATAGGTATATCTGTAAAAATTCCCGAACCCGCTATTACTAAAGCTGTTTTGTAACGTTTTTGAAGTAATTTCCAAGTCTTCAAAGCATTTAGAATGCCCCATTCTTTGGCAATATTACCTGTGTATAACAAGATCAATTCGTAAGTATCAGGATTGAAGTTAAGTTCGTAGCTTTTAGCAGGTTCAATAGGCTGGTAAGCATTGAGTACATAAAACACTCTATCAGATTTGAATTGAAGATAGTTATCATAAGATTGCTCTGCATAAATTACAGCATCCACATATTTGTGAACAAAAGATTGACAATAGCGAAGATATTGCAGTAAAAAAGGTTTGAGGTATTGCGGATAGTATTTTGCGAAACGTATATTTTTTGCATAGTTTTCATGCACATCATAAATAACTTTTATCCCTTGCTTTTTTAAGGCAGCGCAAATGGGCAATAATTCAGGCGTATGTAAATGAACTATGTCAGGCTTATCGCTAAGAATAATGTTTTGAATTTTCCTTCGCCTTTGATATCGGGCATAAAAGTTAGACCTATCAAAATGAGGTAAAGCAAGGCAATGAATATCGTTTTGAAAATATTCGACTTGTTCAGGGGTGCTATTTAGACCTATTACTTGCACTTGGTATCCTGCTTTTTGTAAAGAGAGAGAGTGCTTGTAAAATATGCGCGGGTGTAGCGGTGGGTTCAAGATAGAAGCATGAACAACCTTCATGAGTTATTTGAGTAAATGTCCCATTTTATCTCGTTTAGTTTCTAAATAACGCTTGTTATGGGGATTAGGTTTTACTTGCAAAGGGACAATTTCTACAATTTCTAATCCGTAGCCCATGAGTCCTGCGCGTTTAGTGGGGTTATTGGTCATTAGTCGCATTTTGGTAACGTTCATATCTCTTAAAATTTGTGCTCCGATGCCGTAATCTCTTTCATCCATTTTGAAACCTAATTGTAAATTAGCTTCTACGGTGTCTAATCCTTTTTCTTGTAATGCGTATGCTTTTAGTTTATTGAGAATGCCGATGCCTCGCCCTTCTTGCTGCATATAAACTAATAGCCCCTTGCCTTCTTTTTCTATCAAGTGAAGGGCAGCTTCTAATTGTTCGCCACAATCGCATCGACAGGAACCGAATATATCTCCTGTCATGCAAGAGGAATGTACGCGAACTAATATAGGTTCATCTTTTTGCCATTCTCCTTTGTGAATTACAAGATGTTCTTTTTCGTTATCTAATTGAGTGTATGCAGTCAGTTTGAAGTTGCCAAATTTAGTAGGTAAGTCTACGGTAATTTCTTTACGTACTTGGGTTTCTGTTCTTAGCCGATAGGCAATTAAATCTTTAATGGAGATAAGTTTGAGATTATGTTTTTGTGCAAATATTTGGAGTTGAGGTAATCTTGCCATAGTGCCATCCTCGTTCATAATTTCAACTAATACGCCTGCGGGGAATAGTCCTGCTAGGGTAGCTAAGTCTACGGCTGCTTCGGTATGTCCAGGTCTGCGGAGTACGCCCCCTTCCATTGCGCGAAGTGGAAAGATATGCCCAGGTCTGCCGAAGTCTTCAGGTTTGCTTTGA includes:
- a CDS encoding glycosyltransferase; this encodes MNPPLHPRIFYKHSLSLQKAGYQVQVIGLNSTPEQVEYFQNDIHCLALPHFDRSNFYARYQRRRKIQNIILSDKPDIVHLHTPELLPICAALKKQGIKVIYDVHENYAKNIRFAKYYPQYLKPFLLQYLRYCQSFVHKYVDAVIYAEQSYDNYLQFKSDRVFYVLNAYQPIEPAKSYELNFNPDTYELILLYTGNIAKEWGILNALKTWKLLQKRYKTALVIAGSGIFTDIPIHSDIYVYPHQNYLPYEHIVRLLTEMCKVKEKVLGLMLYEPLPNIMECLPTKWFEFVYYRIPILYTANTYWDNLNQRLDFGLSDLHIDSIQLPLVYYRRSSEWYEEYTWQNQQKVLVQAYASL
- a CDS encoding bifunctional 3,4-dihydroxy-2-butanone-4-phosphate synthase/GTP cyclohydrolase II; the protein is MFSTIEEAIEDFRQGKMLVVVDDEDRENEGDIIIAAQYVTPEIINFMAKEARGLICIALTPQRCKELDLYMMVGNNTSYHSTAFTVSVDYKHKGCTTGISAYDRATTIQALIDPQSKPEDFGRPGHIFPLRAMEGGVLRRPGHTEAAVDLATLAGLFPAGVLVEIMNEDGTMARLPQLQIFAQKHNLKLISIKDLIAYRLRTETQVRKEITVDLPTKFGNFKLTAYTQLDNEKEHLVIHKGEWQKDEPILVRVHSSCMTGDIFGSCRCDCGEQLEAALHLIEKEGKGLLVYMQQEGRGIGILNKLKAYALQEKGLDTVEANLQLGFKMDERDYGIGAQILRDMNVTKMRLMTNNPTKRAGLMGYGLEIVEIVPLQVKPNPHNKRYLETKRDKMGHLLK